From one Alphaproteobacteria bacterium genomic stretch:
- a CDS encoding ABC transporter permease, producing MPARPAPWSQPFGRVVLGALAAAAVALAFADIEIAAVDPWAEMARLAGGLFPPDFFGTEDLLGAVALTAAFALLGVAAANAAGFGLALVFHLRAVRVFAAVIRAVHELFWALIFLQLFGLSPLTGLLAIAIPYAGVFAKVYAEILEEQDPGPMRAAPAGAGRVSLFLFVRLPEAWPHFKTYSLYRLECALRSSAILGFLGLPTLGFHLETAFGEGEYAQVWALLIVFYLLIASIRVWARGWLIPGYLVAAALILPWDRTAIGTNAWRFLTHDIVPYPLRAGEGLDAFGGWLGMMVRDQVLPGAVASLQLSVIALVLTGLLAFLWFPLVSPLFFGRLGRGVGHVFLVLIRSTPEYVLAYVLLQLWGPSMLPAILALSLHNGAIIGHLMGRFTTGMRLRPDAPHGMDRYFWEAAPRVYRQAMAFLLYRWEVIMRETAILGFLGVGTLGFYVDSAFAEIRYDRALLLIAATAVLNIGLDATSRRLRRYLRLTTRIAVQ from the coding sequence GGTGGCGCTCGCCTTTGCCGATATCGAGATCGCGGCCGTCGATCCCTGGGCGGAGATGGCGCGGCTCGCGGGGGGGCTGTTCCCGCCGGACTTTTTCGGGACGGAGGATCTGTTGGGGGCGGTGGCGCTCACGGCCGCGTTTGCGCTGCTGGGAGTGGCGGCCGCAAACGCGGCCGGGTTCGGGCTGGCGCTGGTCTTTCACCTGCGCGCCGTCCGGGTGTTCGCCGCGGTCATCCGCGCGGTGCACGAACTGTTTTGGGCGCTGATCTTCCTGCAACTGTTCGGGCTGTCGCCTCTGACCGGGCTGCTGGCCATCGCCATTCCCTATGCGGGCGTGTTCGCCAAGGTCTATGCCGAAATCCTGGAGGAACAGGACCCGGGGCCGATGCGTGCGGCGCCCGCGGGCGCGGGACGGGTGTCTCTGTTCCTGTTCGTGCGCCTGCCCGAGGCCTGGCCGCATTTCAAGACCTACTCGCTCTACCGCCTGGAATGCGCCCTCAGAAGCAGCGCCATTCTGGGCTTTCTCGGCCTGCCGACCCTGGGTTTCCATCTGGAGACGGCATTCGGCGAGGGCGAGTATGCCCAGGTCTGGGCACTGCTGATCGTCTTCTACCTGCTGATCGCGAGCATCCGGGTTTGGGCGCGCGGCTGGCTGATCCCCGGCTATCTTGTCGCCGCCGCGCTGATCCTGCCCTGGGACCGGACGGCGATCGGCACGAATGCCTGGCGGTTCCTCACGCACGACATCGTCCCCTATCCGCTCCGTGCCGGCGAGGGGTTGGACGCCTTCGGCGGCTGGCTCGGCATGATGGTTCGGGACCAGGTGCTGCCCGGCGCCGTGGCGAGCCTCCAACTTTCCGTCATCGCCCTGGTGCTGACCGGGCTGCTCGCGTTTCTGTGGTTTCCGCTGGTGTCGCCGTTGTTCTTCGGCAGGCTGGGCCGCGGCGTGGGCCATGTGTTCCTGGTTCTGATCCGCTCCACGCCCGAATACGTGCTGGCCTATGTCCTGTTGCAGCTTTGGGGGCCGTCCATGTTGCCGGCGATCCTGGCGCTCAGCCTGCACAACGGGGCGATCATCGGCCATTTGATGGGCCGTTTCACAACGGGGATGCGGCTGCGTCCCGATGCGCCGCACGGCATGGACCGCTATTTCTGGGAGGCCGCCCCGCGCGTCTACCGCCAGGCGATGGCCTTCCTGCTCTACCGCTGGGAGGTGATCATGCGCGAGACGGCGATCCTGGGGTTTCTTGGCGTCGGCACGTTGGGCTTCTATGTGGACAGCGCCTTTGCCGAAATCCGCTATGACCGGGCGCTGCTCCTGATCGCAGCGACGGCCGTGCTGAATATCGGCCTGGATGCCACCTCGCGCCGGTTGCGCCGGTATCTGCGACTGACGACGCGCATTGCGGTGCAGTGA